The following coding sequences lie in one Apium graveolens cultivar Ventura chromosome 3, ASM990537v1, whole genome shotgun sequence genomic window:
- the LOC141713820 gene encoding uncharacterized protein LOC141713820 → MDGENQNNNENQGNNDEGGNVFDQLAETLAVLVNQQPKPNIVSQFKRLNPPTFDGATDPAIVEMWIQEMEKAFGLLGSNEEQKVTLAVYQLQGSAYDWWLMEKRKNETTNLEENHEPYTWAKFKKALEDKYFPRTVRLQKERDFIRLQQGGRTVIEYEAEFAKLAKYASTLVADESSRARRLEEGLRSDIRNSVASFELQTYEAVLNKALVIERGLAESEKASGSWNKRRFTQTSGQSFQGGPLKKPHVYDNIGGQGDRETYTRCGKNHPDKVCRWNTGACFHCGEVGHKISNCPHNPPPPPRKEADNKMGKGRVFQLTGNDNYRN, encoded by the coding sequence ATGGATGGAGAAAATCAGAACAACAATGAAAATCAGGGCAATAATGATGAAGGAGGAAACGTCTTTGACCAGCTGGCTGAAACTCTAGCTGTACTTGTGAATCAGCAACCGAAGCCCAACATCGTCTCTCAATTCAAGCGTTTGAACCCGCCAACTTTTGATGGAGCTACAGACCCGGCTATCGTTGAGATGTGGATCcaagagatggaaaaagctttcGGACTTCTGGGGAGCAATGAGGAACAGAAGGTGACCTTAGCTGTGTACCAATTGCAAGGAAGCGCTTACGACTGGTGGCTTATGGAAAAGAGGAAGAATGAGACGACAAATCTTGAAGAAAATCATGAACCGTACACTTGGGCAAAGTTCAAGAAGGCTTTAGAGGACAAGTACTTTCCGAGAACAGTTCGTCTGCAGAAAGAGAGGGACTTCATTCGACTTCAACAAGGTGGAAGAACCGTCATTGAATACGAAGCAGAATTTGCAAAGCTTGCGAAGTACGCGTCGACCCTAGTAGCAGATGAGAGCAGTCGAGCACGAAGATTAGAGGAGGGACTTCGAAGTGACATCAGGAATTCAGTGGCGTCGTTTGAACTTCAGACGTACGAGGCTGTCCTCAACAAGGCGTTAGTGATCGAAAGGGGCTTGGCAGAATCTGAAAAGGCGTCTGGCAGTTGGAATAAGAGGCGGTTCACTCAAACTAGTGGGCAATCTTTTCAAGGGGGACCACTCAAGAAGCCACACGTGTACGATAACATCGGGGGTCAAGGTGATCGAGAGACGTATACCAGGTGCGGCAAGAATCATCCGGACAAAGTCTGTCGTTGGAATACAGGTGCTTGTTTTCATTGCGGAGAAGTAGGACATAAGATTTCGAATTGTCCGCACAATCCGCCACCGCCACCAAGGAAGGAAGCAGATAACAAGATGGGCAAAGGACGTGTGTTTCAGCTGACAGGAAATGACAACTATCGCAATTAA